The following are from one region of the Bacteroidota bacterium genome:
- a CDS encoding phosphatase, whose protein sequence is MLVAIIDLGTNTFNLLIAQLLPSKAYQIKYSTKLPVKLGKGGINKNQLMPEAIERGIAALEEYKAIIKQYKVDRVYAFGTSAIREATNSETFLKRAADIGIGIKVISGAEEAEYIYKGVQLGLDIGNKPALIIDIGGGSTEFIIADNKRILWKHSFLLGVSRLLEMFNPSDPILPSEINAIENYLRDELKPLYSAVKQFPVNELIGSSGSFDSFAEIIAHRFHTPDVLNNKTEYSFDMNEVSTIFNELIVSNNEQRLNTKGLVLMRVNMIVLAALLVRFVVKEFKLTHMRLSTFSLKEGVMGELMK, encoded by the coding sequence ATGCTAGTCGCTATAATAGATCTTGGTACCAATACATTCAATCTTCTTATTGCGCAGTTGCTTCCTTCTAAAGCCTACCAAATTAAATACAGTACCAAATTACCTGTTAAGCTGGGTAAGGGTGGTATCAACAAAAATCAGCTGATGCCGGAAGCTATTGAACGGGGAATAGCCGCATTGGAAGAGTACAAAGCGATCATAAAACAGTATAAGGTCGATAGAGTATATGCCTTCGGAACATCTGCAATACGTGAGGCAACGAATAGTGAGACCTTCCTGAAAAGAGCCGCCGATATCGGGATCGGGATCAAGGTAATATCTGGAGCAGAAGAGGCTGAGTATATTTATAAAGGAGTTCAGTTGGGACTGGATATAGGAAATAAACCGGCTCTGATAATTGACATTGGAGGGGGTAGTACAGAGTTTATCATTGCCGATAACAAAAGGATCTTATGGAAACATAGTTTTTTACTTGGTGTTTCGCGCTTGCTGGAAATGTTTAACCCTTCCGACCCTATTCTTCCGTCCGAGATCAATGCGATCGAGAACTATTTAAGAGATGAACTAAAGCCATTGTATTCCGCGGTCAAACAATTTCCGGTTAATGAGTTGATCGGTTCTTCGGGTTCATTTGATTCATTCGCTGAAATAATCGCGCACAGGTTTCATACACCGGATGTTTTAAATAACAAAACCGAGTATAGTTTTGATATGAATGAGGTCAGCACCATTTTCAACGAACTGATTGTCTCAAATAATGAGCAGCGTTTGAATACGAAGGGTCTTGTGCTGATGCGGGTTAATATGATAGTGCTTGCTGCTTTGTTGGTGCGTTTTGTTGTGAAGGAATTTAAACTGACACATATGCGGCTTTCGACATTCTCACTGAAGGAAGGTGTGATGGGAGAGCTGATGAAATAG
- a CDS encoding ABC transporter permease: protein MNKTFLIIQREYLTRVKKKSFIIMTILGPLLMSSLLIVPVWLAMRDHEDPQKIEVVDDSFLFRDSIPQSKNVKFIYSEITIDKAQEDFYQTDFTGILHIPSNVITGGGAVKFYYKEQPGMAVEEYIKSNIEEMIYNFKLQKSNVDLKTIRNAQTSINLITEKITETGSTERTSTGVQMTMGFILGLLIYMFIFLYGAQVMRGVIEEKTSRIVEVIISSVRPFQLMMGKIIGVALVGLTQFLLWLVLTFSIYTAVQSVLFSGVNKEKLQKEMVKEEVFKQGANLQALKMDKPGLYDNKAYEAFDAFKSIDFVSIIICFLFYFLVGYLMYSALFAAIGAAVDAETDTQQFMLPITIPLVLSFVMAQTIMQEPSSSLAFWFSIIPLTSPVIMMVRLPFGVPMWELALSMSMLVLGFIFTTWLAARIYRTGILMYGKKVSYKELWKWLFYKG from the coding sequence ATGAACAAGACATTTCTCATAATTCAGCGTGAGTATTTGACGCGTGTAAAGAAGAAGTCATTTATAATAATGACCATATTGGGGCCATTGTTAATGTCATCACTCCTTATTGTGCCTGTATGGTTAGCCATGCGTGACCATGAAGATCCTCAGAAGATTGAAGTTGTAGACGATAGTTTTTTGTTTCGCGATAGTATCCCTCAAAGTAAAAACGTAAAATTTATTTACTCCGAAATTACAATAGATAAAGCGCAGGAAGATTTTTATCAAACCGATTTTACAGGGATATTGCACATCCCTTCAAATGTAATTACCGGCGGAGGCGCTGTGAAGTTTTATTATAAGGAGCAGCCGGGAATGGCTGTTGAAGAGTATATCAAGTCGAATATAGAGGAGATGATATATAATTTTAAACTTCAGAAGAGTAATGTAGATCTGAAGACGATAAGGAATGCGCAGACTTCCATCAATTTAATCACCGAGAAAATTACAGAGACCGGTTCTACTGAACGAACCAGTACAGGGGTGCAAATGACCATGGGATTTATTTTAGGCTTGCTTATATATATGTTCATCTTTTTATACGGTGCGCAGGTTATGCGCGGAGTTATTGAGGAAAAAACAAGCCGTATTGTTGAGGTTATCATTTCTTCTGTACGCCCCTTTCAATTGATGATGGGGAAAATAATTGGTGTAGCATTGGTAGGGTTGACTCAATTCTTGTTGTGGCTGGTTTTGACGTTTTCCATTTATACTGCTGTTCAATCTGTTTTATTTAGCGGAGTCAATAAGGAGAAGTTGCAAAAAGAAATGGTTAAGGAGGAAGTCTTTAAGCAAGGGGCTAATTTGCAGGCGCTCAAAATGGATAAGCCGGGTTTGTACGACAATAAAGCATACGAGGCATTTGATGCATTTAAGTCAATCGATTTCGTTTCCATCATAATTTGTTTCTTGTTTTATTTCCTTGTCGGATACCTGATGTATAGCGCTCTGTTTGCGGCCATTGGTGCCGCGGTTGACGCCGAAACAGATACGCAGCAATTCATGCTGCCAATAACCATTCCTTTGGTGCTTTCATTTGTGATGGCGCAAACAATCATGCAGGAGCCAAGCAGTTCGCTGGCATTTTGGTTTTCGATAATACCATTAACATCGCCGGTAATAATGATGGTTCGGTTACCATTTGGAGTTCCGATGTGGGAACTGGCATTATCGATGTCAATGCTTGTTCTCGGCTTTATTTTTACCACCTGGCTTGCCGCGCGTATTTACCGTACAGGTATTTTAATGTATGGCAAAAAGGTTTCATATAAAGAGTTGTGGAAGTGGTTATTCTACAAAGGTTAA
- a CDS encoding ABC transporter ATP-binding protein, producing MDLFTAKNISKQYASHTALDDVTISISKQSVFGLLGPNGAGKTSLIRIMNQITGPDSGELFFEGEKLNQNHISQIGYLPEERGLYKKMEVGEQALYLAQLKGMKRAEAMIKLKEWFEKFEITAWWKRKVEELSKGMQQKVQFIVTVLHEPKLLILDEPFSGFDPINANIIKNEILRLKVNGSTILLSTHNMESVEELCDEIALINKSKKILDGSVKDIRKTYRSNTYEIEFKGNMLGFTTAMWAGAKLLDQRQDGEINKVKVKLLGSNTPNDLLQAVMRAAEIQGLHEIIPTMNDIFIAKVGEGNSVEAQASLTE from the coding sequence ATGGATTTATTTACGGCTAAGAATATCTCTAAGCAATACGCCAGTCATACTGCGCTTGATGATGTGACTATTTCAATCAGCAAACAAAGTGTGTTTGGGTTGCTTGGGCCAAATGGAGCGGGTAAAACTTCGTTGATCCGCATCATGAATCAAATCACCGGTCCTGATAGCGGCGAGTTATTTTTTGAAGGTGAAAAATTAAATCAAAACCATATTTCTCAGATCGGTTATTTGCCCGAAGAGCGCGGCTTGTACAAAAAGATGGAAGTGGGGGAGCAGGCATTGTACCTCGCGCAGCTTAAAGGGATGAAGCGTGCGGAGGCGATGATAAAATTAAAAGAGTGGTTTGAGAAATTCGAGATAACGGCATGGTGGAAAAGGAAAGTGGAGGAGCTTTCGAAAGGGATGCAGCAAAAAGTGCAATTCATAGTTACTGTATTGCATGAGCCTAAGTTGTTGATACTCGATGAGCCCTTCAGCGGCTTCGATCCCATCAATGCCAACATTATTAAAAATGAGATATTGCGTTTAAAAGTGAATGGTTCAACCATATTGCTTTCTACACATAATATGGAGTCGGTGGAAGAGCTGTGCGATGAGATTGCGTTGATAAACAAATCGAAAAAAATACTGGACGGTTCTGTAAAGGATATCCGTAAAACATATCGCAGCAATACGTACGAAATAGAATTTAAAGGCAATATGCTTGGTTTTACAACTGCTATGTGGGCAGGTGCAAAGCTTTTAGATCAGCGGCAGGATGGTGAAATCAATAAGGTAAAGGTAAAATTGCTTGGAAGTAATACGCCTAACGATCTGTTGCAGGCTGTAATGCGTGCGGCGGAAATACAGGGATTACATGAAATAATTCCGACGATGAATGATATTTTTATTGCAAAAGTAGGTGAAGGAAATAGTGTTGAAGCTCAGGCCTCATTGACTGAATAG
- the dnaJ gene encoding molecular chaperone DnaJ, which yields MPKRDFYEILGVSRSAGADEIKKAYRKMAIKYHPDKNQGDKAAEEKFKEAAEAYEVLSNSEKKQRYDQFGHAGMGGGNGGFSGGGFSMEDIFSQFGDIFGGGGGGFSGFGGGGGGRRVNRGSNLRVKVKLNLEEIANGVEKKIKVNKYISCTSCHGTGAHKGSGHTKCSTCRGSGHVTRVTNTILGQMQTSSTCPTCGGEGQIITDKCKVCFGDGIVKAEDVITIQIPAGVGDGMQLSVSGKGNAGPRSGIAGDLIVVIEEIEHEQLKRDGVNLFYDHYVSFIDAAIGTSIEVPTIDGKAKVKIEPGTQSGKVLRLKGKGIPDINGYGRGDLLININVWTPQKLSREEHRALEQLRESENFKPHPTGNEKGFFERMKQYFE from the coding sequence ATGCCGAAACGAGATTTTTACGAAATACTTGGAGTGTCGCGCAGTGCCGGTGCTGATGAAATAAAGAAGGCATACCGCAAAATGGCTATTAAATATCACCCCGATAAAAATCAGGGTGATAAAGCGGCTGAAGAAAAATTTAAGGAAGCGGCCGAAGCATACGAAGTATTAAGCAACTCTGAGAAAAAGCAGCGTTACGACCAATTCGGACATGCCGGAATGGGTGGCGGTAATGGAGGTTTTAGCGGAGGTGGATTTAGTATGGAGGATATTTTCAGTCAGTTTGGAGATATTTTTGGCGGAGGCGGTGGAGGCTTTAGTGGTTTCGGTGGAGGTGGTGGAGGACGCAGAGTGAACAGGGGTTCTAACCTTCGGGTGAAGGTGAAGCTCAATCTTGAAGAGATCGCGAATGGTGTTGAGAAGAAAATAAAGGTCAATAAATATATTTCCTGTACTTCCTGTCATGGAACCGGCGCACACAAAGGCTCAGGCCATACAAAATGTTCAACCTGCAGGGGGAGCGGGCATGTAACCCGTGTTACCAATACCATACTCGGACAAATGCAAACCAGCAGTACTTGTCCTACATGCGGTGGCGAAGGTCAGATCATTACAGATAAATGCAAAGTTTGTTTTGGTGATGGAATAGTTAAGGCTGAAGATGTTATAACAATACAAATTCCGGCAGGCGTTGGTGATGGAATGCAGCTATCGGTCAGCGGCAAAGGAAATGCGGGGCCCCGCAGCGGTATTGCAGGCGATCTTATTGTGGTAATTGAAGAGATCGAACATGAGCAGTTGAAGCGCGACGGTGTGAATTTATTTTACGACCACTATGTAAGCTTTATTGATGCTGCTATCGGAACAAGTATTGAAGTACCTACCATTGACGGCAAAGCGAAAGTTAAAATTGAACCAGGTACGCAGAGTGGAAAAGTCTTACGCCTGAAAGGAAAAGGAATTCCTGATATAAACGGCTATGGGCGGGGCGATCTGTTGATCAACATTAATGTGTGGACACCTCAGAAACTTTCCCGGGAAGAACACCGTGCCCTTGAACAATTGCGGGAGTCTGAAAATTTTAAACCACATCCGACCGGTAATGAGAAGGGTTTTTTTGAGAGGATGAAACAGTACTTTGAGTAG
- a CDS encoding nucleotide exchange factor GrpE yields the protein MKMNTEENDKNMNPSEETTEQKQEESLPEVPKDKVAELEEKVAELNDKYLRLYSEYDNYRKRTAKEKIEYMMAAGEDVYKLLLPVLDDFERAIKVNEGITDIAPVKEGFALIYNKLKNNLAQKGLTPMEPMGQVFDADLHEAITNIPAPGDDLKGKVVDVVEKGYSLNGKVIRFAKVIVGS from the coding sequence ATGAAAATGAATACTGAAGAAAACGATAAAAATATGAATCCGTCAGAGGAAACCACCGAGCAAAAGCAGGAAGAAAGCTTACCTGAAGTGCCAAAGGATAAAGTAGCTGAGTTGGAAGAAAAGGTGGCTGAATTAAATGACAAGTATTTGCGTTTATATTCGGAATATGATAATTACCGTAAGCGTACGGCGAAGGAGAAGATCGAGTATATGATGGCCGCGGGCGAAGATGTTTATAAACTGTTACTTCCTGTTTTGGATGATTTTGAAAGGGCTATTAAAGTAAATGAAGGTATTACAGATATTGCTCCTGTGAAAGAAGGATTTGCTCTTATTTATAATAAGTTAAAGAATAATTTAGCCCAAAAGGGTTTGACTCCAATGGAACCAATGGGCCAGGTGTTTGATGCCGATCTGCATGAAGCCATTACAAATATCCCTGCCCCAGGCGATGATCTGAAAGGCAAGGTGGTTGATGTAGTAGAAAAAGGATATTCATTGAACGGGAAAGTAATACGGTTTGCAAAAGTGATTGTGGGAAGTTAA
- a CDS encoding TlpA family protein disulfide reductase: MKRTNIILSVAVAAILTFGFIYKTDVKQSGNAIGLEKGNSAPELKYMSPEGKDFWASWCGPCRMENPNVVAAYNKYKDKKFKDGKGFAIYSVSLDQNKDAWLRAIQKDQLSWPEHVSDLKGWYSEAAQKYGVNSIPTNFLLDGRGVIVGKALRGPALEEALDKLLAQ, from the coding sequence ATGAAGCGTACAAACATAATCTTATCTGTTGCCGTCGCCGCAATATTAACTTTTGGTTTTATATATAAAACTGATGTTAAACAATCGGGTAATGCCATTGGACTTGAAAAGGGTAACTCTGCCCCTGAATTAAAATATATGAGTCCTGAGGGAAAAGATTTTTGGGCATCGTGGTGTGGTCCTTGCCGCATGGAAAATCCAAATGTGGTGGCCGCTTACAATAAGTACAAAGACAAAAAGTTCAAAGACGGAAAGGGATTTGCGATTTATAGTGTGTCGCTCGATCAGAACAAAGATGCGTGGCTGAGGGCTATTCAAAAAGATCAGCTCTCCTGGCCGGAACATGTAAGTGACCTGAAAGGTTGGTATTCCGAGGCTGCTCAAAAGTATGGTGTAAACTCTATTCCCACTAATTTTTTACTCGACGGACGTGGTGTTATTGTTGGTAAAGCGCTTCGCGGACCTGCTTTGGAAGAGGCACTGGATAAACTGTTGGCTCAATAG
- the murA gene encoding UDP-N-acetylglucosamine 1-carboxyvinyltransferase — protein sequence MASFEITGGRELKGELVPQGAKNEALQILCAVLLTPEKVTISNIPDIVDVNKLIDLLRSLNVKVEKTGHEEYTFQADDVNTGFFESPDFKKQGSALRGSIMIVGPLLTRFGKGFIPKPGGDKIGRRRLDTHFIGFQNLGAKFTYDTGTEFYKVEAKRLKGAYMLLDEASVTGTANIVMAASMAEGTTTIFNAACEPYLQQLCKMLNSMGAKISGVGSNLLTIEGVDKLKGCRHRMLPDMIEVGSFIGLAAMTQSEITIKGVGYDHLGIIPGVFQRLGIKLERRGDDIFIPRQESYEIDTFIDGSILTVADAIWPGFTPDLLSIVLVTATQAKGTVLIHQKMFESRLFFVDKLIDMGAQIILCDPHRATVIGLNRHHKLRGISMTSPDIRAGVSLLIAALSAEGKSTIHNIEQIDRGYQHIDTRLKKLGAEIVRK from the coding sequence ATGGCCTCATTCGAAATAACAGGTGGTCGCGAGCTTAAAGGTGAGCTGGTGCCGCAAGGTGCAAAAAACGAAGCGCTGCAAATACTTTGCGCTGTTCTGTTAACACCCGAAAAAGTTACGATCAGTAATATTCCTGATATTGTTGATGTAAACAAGCTTATCGACCTGCTGCGTTCATTAAATGTAAAAGTTGAAAAGACAGGACATGAAGAATATACTTTCCAGGCCGATGATGTAAATACCGGTTTTTTTGAATCGCCTGATTTTAAAAAGCAAGGTTCGGCTCTGCGCGGATCTATTATGATTGTGGGTCCATTACTTACCCGCTTTGGTAAAGGTTTTATTCCGAAACCCGGGGGTGATAAAATTGGCAGAAGGCGGTTAGATACACACTTTATAGGGTTTCAAAACCTGGGGGCAAAATTTACTTATGATACAGGCACTGAGTTTTATAAAGTCGAAGCCAAACGATTGAAGGGAGCCTATATGCTGCTGGACGAAGCTTCTGTAACCGGAACAGCCAATATTGTAATGGCAGCATCAATGGCCGAAGGTACAACAACTATTTTCAATGCCGCTTGCGAGCCATACCTGCAGCAGCTTTGCAAGATGTTGAACAGTATGGGGGCTAAAATATCAGGGGTGGGTTCAAACTTACTGACTATCGAGGGTGTTGATAAACTAAAAGGCTGCAGGCACCGCATGCTTCCGGATATGATCGAAGTAGGCAGTTTTATTGGCCTTGCCGCGATGACTCAAAGTGAGATCACAATTAAGGGGGTGGGGTATGACCATCTCGGGATCATTCCCGGTGTTTTTCAGCGCCTTGGTATAAAACTGGAACGCAGGGGCGATGATATTTTTATTCCACGGCAAGAGAGTTATGAGATAGATACTTTTATAGATGGTTCAATTTTAACAGTTGCCGACGCGATATGGCCGGGTTTTACACCTGACCTATTAAGTATAGTATTGGTTACAGCCACCCAGGCAAAAGGAACAGTACTTATCCATCAAAAGATGTTTGAAAGCCGTCTGTTCTTTGTGGATAAACTTATCGACATGGGTGCACAGATCATTTTATGCGATCCGCACAGGGCAACTGTTATTGGTCTTAACCGGCATCATAAATTACGCGGAATATCAATGACCTCACCCGATATAAGAGCAGGGGTATCGCTGTTAATTGCCGCTCTTTCGGCCGAAGGGAAAAGTACTATTCATAATATTGAGCAAATTGACCGGGGTTATCAGCACATTGATACACGTTTGAAGAAACTTGGCGCGGAAATTGTAAGAAAATGA
- a CDS encoding DUF4290 domain-containing protein, with protein MDYNSGLPHLVLPEYGRNIQRMVEFAITVKDRAERNKVAQAIIAVMGQLNPHLRDVTDFKHKLWDHIFIISDFKLDVDSPYPKPTRETFITKPELIKYPSGKIKYKPYGKVLENIIKKAKEYKEGEEKTYLIEVIANLLKRSYLTWNRDSVNDEVILKHLEELSDGELKLKDASKLSHTNDILARNRTKKFGDSSGSEGSKHKGGHRHDNKHGKFKRNNPYKGGR; from the coding sequence ATGGACTACAATTCTGGCTTGCCGCATTTGGTACTGCCTGAATACGGGCGGAATATTCAACGCATGGTTGAATTTGCAATTACTGTAAAAGACCGCGCTGAGCGCAATAAAGTGGCGCAGGCCATTATAGCAGTTATGGGTCAGTTGAATCCGCATTTACGTGATGTGACTGATTTTAAACATAAGCTGTGGGATCATATTTTTATCATATCTGACTTTAAGCTGGATGTAGATTCTCCTTATCCTAAACCAACACGTGAAACATTCATCACCAAGCCCGAGCTGATAAAATATCCTTCGGGTAAAATAAAATACAAGCCTTATGGCAAGGTGCTTGAGAATATTATTAAGAAAGCCAAGGAGTATAAAGAAGGTGAAGAAAAAACGTATCTCATAGAAGTGATCGCCAATCTTCTGAAACGATCATACCTTACCTGGAACCGCGATTCGGTAAATGATGAAGTTATTTTGAAGCACCTGGAAGAATTGTCAGATGGTGAATTGAAGCTTAAAGACGCCTCCAAATTAAGTCATACCAACGATATCCTTGCCCGTAACCGTACCAAAAAATTTGGTGATAGTAGCGGTAGCGAAGGGAGTAAACACAAAGGCGGCCATCGCCACGACAATAAACACGGCAAGTTTAAACGGAATAACCCGTATAAGGGAGGGCGTTGA
- a CDS encoding electron transfer flavoprotein subunit beta/FixA family protein, which produces MKFLVCISNVPDTTTKISFVDGKALNTAGVQFVINPYDEIALTRALELKEALGGTVTVINVGGAGTEPTLRKALAIGADDAIRVNAEPVDAYQVAAQIAGVVKTNQYDVILTGRESIDYNSGQVAGMLGELLEIPSISVATKLDINGTEATIEREIDGGKEVLTTTLPFVASAQKGMSEPRIPNMRGIMSARTKPLQVVEPSGDAKLTSSLLYELPPAKQACKMIAPDKMDELVGLLHNEAKVI; this is translated from the coding sequence ATGAAGTTTTTAGTTTGTATCAGCAATGTTCCTGACACCACTACAAAGATCAGTTTTGTTGACGGAAAAGCACTAAATACCGCCGGAGTTCAATTTGTCATCAACCCTTACGACGAAATAGCGTTAACACGCGCCCTTGAGCTGAAAGAAGCCCTTGGAGGAACGGTTACCGTTATTAATGTAGGCGGTGCAGGTACTGAACCTACGCTCCGCAAAGCCTTGGCGATTGGTGCCGATGACGCGATAAGGGTGAATGCCGAACCTGTTGATGCCTACCAGGTGGCTGCGCAGATAGCGGGTGTTGTTAAAACAAATCAATACGATGTTATTTTAACCGGCCGCGAATCCATCGATTACAATAGCGGACAGGTAGCAGGCATGCTGGGTGAATTACTTGAAATTCCTTCAATAAGCGTAGCTACAAAACTCGATATTAACGGAACTGAAGCCACAATTGAACGCGAGATAGATGGCGGCAAAGAAGTGCTGACCACAACCCTGCCCTTTGTTGCCAGCGCGCAAAAAGGCATGAGCGAACCACGGATTCCGAATATGCGCGGCATTATGTCGGCCCGCACAAAACCCTTACAGGTTGTTGAACCATCGGGTGACGCTAAACTAACCAGCTCTTTGCTTTATGAGCTGCCTCCTGCCAAACAGGCCTGTAAAATGATAGCCCCCGATAAAATGGATGAACTTGTCGGGTTGTTACATAATGAAGCTAAGGTGATATGA